Genomic segment of Sporanaerobacter acetigenes DSM 13106:
TCTTATATATTTTTCTACATCTAAAATAAATATTGTAGCTCCACCAACCTTTACATCTAGTGGATATGGAATATAGGTATCTCCTGGCATAGTTACAGTCAAAAGAGATGTAGTTATTTCTCTAGTCTTGCAAGTATGTTCTATAATATCCAATACCTTTTCTACGCTTTCATCTTCCACACCTATCAAAAGAGTTGTATTGCCTGATTTTAAAAATCCTCCTGTACTAGCTAATTTAGTTATCCTAAATTCTTCTTCTGTCAGCTCCTCTACAAGATTGGAAGCATCCTGATCTTGAACTATGGCAATTATAAGTTTCATTTTAATGGCCCTCCTTTTTTAAATATTTTATCCAATTCATTCTTTACTTCTTCAAAGGTCTCCTCTACAGATTTAGAAGCATCTATTACTTTTATATTTTCTGGATACATAGAAATGAGTTTGAGATATCCATTATATACTTCTCTATGAAAGTTTATTCCTTCCATCTCCAACCTATCCCCACTATTTTCTCCTGTTTTTCTACTTAAAGCCTCGACTGGATCTATATCAAAAAACAATATTAAATCTGGATTTACTCCTTCTATTCCAAAATCATTTATAGCTTTTACATCAGAAACTCCAAGTTCTCTACCTATTCCTTGATATACCAAACTTGAAAGTACGAATCTTTCAGAAAGAACTACTTTTCCCTCTTCCAATGCAGGCCTTATTTTTTCATATACATGTTGACTTCTAGATGCTGCATATAGAAGTGCTTCTGTTCGTGGAGACATATTTGTATTTTTTTTATCTAATATTATATTTCTAATATCTTCTCCTATACTTGTTCCTCCTGGTTCTCTTGTCACAATAAAATCTATGTTTAAGTCTTTGAGATATTCCACAATAAGTTCTGTTATAGTACTTTTCCCTGAACCATCTGGTCCTTCCAATGTTATAAATATTCCACTCATCTATTGCTCAGTCCTTTCTCATTTAACAAGCCTAATCTTTCCTCTATTATAATCTAGTGGCCCAATTATTTCCACACCATTTTGGCTTAAATTAAGTACTTCCTTATATATTTCATAAGTTATTACTTCTCCTGGAATCACTATGGGAATTCCAGGGGGATAAGGTATGATATAATCAGCTGAAATTTTTCCTATGGCCTTTTCTAATTCTACAACTTGTTTTTCTCTATAAAAAGCTTCTCCTATTGGAAGTTCAACAACAGGTTCGATCATGCCAAAATCGATTTGTCTCATATCCTCATATGACTCTAAACTCACTATTTCCTCTATAGCCTTCTTAAATAAGTCTAAATCCCCCTTTGTATTCATAAGAGTTGTCAAAAGTAAACCATAGTAGTAATCAGACATTTCAAGCTGTATATGATATTTATTCCTCAATATTTTTTCTAATGTAGTTCCTCTGATTCCCTTTATGTTTATAAGTACTTTGGTCATATCAAAATCTTCTATAGTACAGTCTTCCTCGTCTCCCGTAAAGATAGATACCCTGTCTATTTCTTTTAAATCCTTGACAATCTCGTTTAAATTTTCTATATGTTCCCTTAGTTTATCTACTCCTTCTCTTTCCATATAAGCTCTAACTATATCTAATGAAGCCATGAACATATAAGAAGGACTAGTGGTCTGATAAAGATTTAGCATACTTTTAAGTTTTTCTATATCCACTCTATCAGAAACTACATGAATCATAGAAGTTTGAGTGAAACTAGGCAAGGTCTTATGAGTACTTTGAACTACAATATCAGCTCCTGCTTCTATAGAAGATATAGGGAGCTTTTCTGAAAACATCAAGTGACTACCATGAGCTTCATCTACCAGCAATATCCTATTATATCTATGTACTATTTCAGCTATACTCTTTACCGGACTACATACTCCATAATATGATGGATAAGTAATGACTACCGCTTTTATGTCCTTATCCCTCTTCAATATAGTTTCTACATCATGAGGGTTTATTCCTGTAACAATTTTATTTTTTTTATTATAATTAGGATAAATATATCTAGGTATAAGTCTATTTAGAATGATACCATTGTAGACAGATTTATGAGAATTTCTTTGGATGAGAACTTTATCTCCTGGATTAGTTATTGCTCCAAGAGCTATATATATACTTCCAGTAGTGCCATTTACAGAATAGAATGTTGCCTTTGATTTAAAAGTATCAGAAGCCAATTTTTGACTTTCTAAAATAATTCCATCAGGATCTTGCAAATTGTCAAGACCCTCCACTTCCGTCAAATCTATCCGAGGAATGTATTGACCCCAATCTATAAGAGTATTTTTCCCTTTGTGTCCTGGAGTATGAAAAGATATATTGCCTTCTTCTACATACTTCTTGAGTCCATCAAATATAGGTGTATCCATTTTCTACTCCTTTCAAATAACTGCATATGATTATTATACCAAAAAATTAAAAAGTGTCAGTAGTTTGTCTGACACTCTTTAAGTATATTTTTAATAGTATACATATAGTATTCATATTCCGCATCTTCTACTCTTGTTTTTGTAATAGCATTTAAACAGTCTTTACAAATATGTGCATTTAGAAACTTAATTCCTTCTTTTTTGTTTTCCCTACAAACTGAGCAGTACAAAAAACCATCCCCTTAATCCTATTTCCCATAATTATTGCCACTATAATATATCTTATTCACATTTGTGAAAATAGTGCCTGTCAATGGAAAGCTAATTTGTACTTATTTTTCTATTTACTTCACTTACAAAGCTTTGGCTAGGCCTAAAAAGGAAAAGATATTCCTTTCCTTTTCTATGATATCTTCCTACATGACAATTTTCAAAAGATTTGTCAAATACAAATTTATAATTGAAATTATATTTTTCATTCCCACTATAAGGCTTTATAGAGGAAAGTTCATCTAATTTTATACTGAGCATTTTAAAATTTCTTTTCCCAATAAGCCTATGAAATATCAATTCATCATCTTCCAACGTGTAGCTATATTTTGAAAAATATTTTATAAGAATTCCGCTGCATGCAAACGTTACCATGAGTATTACGATTATATTAGTCATATAGGGATATTTAGCTGTATATTTATTCGCCAAAAATATCACAAAATCTACAAGAATTGCAGTAACTATAATAGATAAAAAAACTTTTAAAAAAGATTTTTCTTTTTTTTCAACAATTTCATTCATTTTTCTTTCCCCCTTCAACTCTATTTTAAGCAAAATGCATAAAAATATCAAATTATTTCGAAAAAAATACCCTTGAAAATTCAAGGGTATTTTTAGTCATCATTTAACTTTATAATACATATTGTTTGCTCGTATTCCTGTGGAACCTCTACTCTTTTTCTTTTCCTTTGAATATTTACAATCATCCATCACATCACCAAGAGCATAAAATACAAAAGTAATAAAGCACATTAGCAGAAATGCAGAAATAACATATTTCATTTTTATCCCACCACCAACAATTATTCCTACTTTTCTACATTATATCAAATGCTAATGTTTATTTCCACATAAAAATACAATTTATTCTTCTGTATCTTCTTTTTCTCCTATCACTTCAACTTCTGGGGTTTCTTCTGTGTCTTCTTCACTCTCTTGTTGCCTTGTTGGCTCAGTAAGTATTGCTATTGCATCTTTGGGATCTCTAAAAATAGTTATGTCTTCATTTTTATAGATTTCTAAATCTTCAACAAAGAATGGAGTATTTAAATCTATGTTTGAAACATCTGCTACTACTGATTGAGGAATGTCTTTTGGCAAACATTCTATTTCAATTTCATCAAGTTGTTGAACCAATATAGTTGATGGAGTGTCTACCTTTTCCCTTCCTACAATAGTGATTGGTAAAGTCATCTTAACTAATTCATCCATACGAAGTTTTTGAAAGTCTACATGAATTAAGTTTCCTTTAACTGGATCATTCTGCATTTCCTTAATTATAACTGGAACTGTCTCTCCCGCAATCTCCAAATCTATTAATGCTGATGAACCATGGGTTCTAAGCATCTTGTGAAAATCTCTTTCCTCAACTTTGATATTCTTTGTTTCTTCACTTCTTCCATATATTACTGCAGGTATAAAATTGTTGTCCCTCAAGTGTTTTACATGATTTTTACCTATTTCTTGTCTTACTTCTGCTTTCAATTTAGCATCTGCCATATCCGATTGCTCCTTTCATGAATTTCATTGTATTAATATAGTTATACCAAAAAACTAAAATATTTGCAAATTTGAAATGAATACTTTTACAAAACTTTCTGTAAAATTAAAATCAATGCTACCCCCGGCAGACCCAATATCCCCGTTATGACTGCATTTACAGGATTTATAGCTATAGAAAAACCTACAAATTTTCCTATGATATTTATCAAGAACAATGCCACTCCACCCAATATTCCATTTATGATAAGCTTTCCAATCCACTTTAGTGGAACAACTAAAAGCATTCCAATAATATATAAAATCAATAGTCCAAACGCATAAGCAAGTATTACTTCAAAGTTCATATCATCACCCCTATTAAAATTTACTCTATTATATAATAAGGGACTAGTTCCGTAAATATTCATTTTAACGATAGATCTTTTTCTCTAGCTTTTTTCAAAAAATAAGTATATTTTATTTTAGAAGCTTCTATCTCATATATAGCTAAATCCACCAAATCTGGTTCACATACACATTGAAAATATATTTCTTTACTTTTCCATTCGTTGAAAGCACTTCTCAAATTATCTAACAGCTCTTTTTCTTCACAACTCAAAGTAGAAACTTTCTGACCTTTCACTTTTTCTATGAGCTTTTGTGAAAAAGCTTCTGATAGCTCTATTATTTTTCTTGCCCTTTCCCTATAATTAATTTTATTCATCACAATACCCCCAATTTTTTATTTATCTATATCTTTGACAAAAAATTAGGGATCTATACAGGTGGCAAGGGGACGTTTTGTTTGCCACGGTGGCAAACAAAACGTCCCCTTGCCACCCTTCATCTATTTGACATCATAGGTATCTATATATTTCTTTATACCTTCACTTATAGCAATTGCAATACGTTTTTGATATTCACTGTCCTTTATAAGCCTGTTATCTTCGGGATTTGTTATAAATCCTACTTCTACTAACACTCCAGTGTTTTCTGTTTCTCTTAATACAAAATAATCTTCACCAATAGCTTCAGTTCTTATAGAATTGTCCTTCAAAAAATCTTTGTACACAATATCATCCACTGACTTGCAAATACATTTAGCCAATTTTTCCCCATTAGTTGATGTAGGATAATAATAAACTTTAACACCTCTAGCTGAAGTTTTTTTGCTGGAATTCACATGAATACTTACAAAAACTATAGGTTTATTTTCATCTATTATAGTTTTTCTTGCATTTAAATCCCTCTTATACCTGGAAGCATTTATATGGCTGTATTCCTCCAAAGATTCATCCTTTTCTCTAGTCATAATCACTCTAAACCCATCTTTTTTAAGTTCTTTTTTCAACTTCAAAGCTACATCTAAATTTATATCTTTTTCGAGAAACCCTGCCTTGTCACTTGTACCTCCATCAATACCTCCATGTCCTGGATCTACTACAATTCTATTATTCTCTCCATTGCTTATAGTATTAAGTACCACGTTTTTCAAAAAAAACATAGCTACAATAGCCAATATTATAATAGCAACTAAAATCAATATCCTTCTATTGAGTTTTATTACATAAAATCTAGCTTTTCTTTTCATTTCTTCTTCCTTTTTACTATAATCTTAAGATAATATTTATTCAAGAAACAATGAATAAAGAACCAAAAAAACAAGGCTCATATCAATTTTATCATCGACATGAGCCTTGATGCAAATATTATTCATTGCAATAACAATTTGCTATCTTCTTCTACATACCATTTCTTTTTTGTTTCTTCGTCTAATAGATCTAAATCCATAATAAAATCCCAATTATATTTATAACAGCCTAATCTGACAATTTCCCTACTATTTCATTTTCAGCAAAAAGTGCAGTCGTTCCCCCAGTATGCCAAAAGATTACATTGCTATTTTGCGGTATGATACCCTTCTTTACATAATCTAAAAGCCCTGCCATAGCTTTTCCTGTATATACAGGATCTAAAAATATACCTTCTTTCCTAGCAAAATATTTTATAGCATTTGAAGCTTCTTTTGATGGAATTTCATAGCCTTTCCCAGCATAACTATCGTCTACAACAAAACCTTCTTTTTCAACCTTTTTGCTATTATCAAGTAAACTTAATCCTTCATTGGCCAAAGAAATTACCCTTTTGACATAATTTTCATCCTTTGGGCTCACACCCATTCCTATTACTTTACAATCACAATTAGCTATAGCTCTTCCTGCCAAAATTCCTGCCAATGTTCCTCCACTTCCTGCAGTAGCAAAAATATAGTCAATTTTCCCTATTTCTTGTTCTTCAACTTGACCAACTAATTCTAAAAACCCTTTTGCAAATCCTAAACTGCCAATATTGGTTGAACCACCACCAGGAATTTCATAGGCCTTTTTCCCTTCTTTCAATAACTCTTTTTCCCTCTCTTCAGCCATCTTTATTCCTATCTCTTCTCCGTCATCATCAGTCATTCCTGATTCTAGATCAATAATATGTATTTCCGCATCTAATATACTATCTAAAAAAAGATTACTTCTCAAGTCTCCTTCATTATATACTAATGCTGAAAGATAAAGAA
This window contains:
- a CDS encoding cyclic-di-AMP receptor, with product MKLIIAIVQDQDASNLVEELTEEEFRITKLASTGGFLKSGNTTLLIGVEDESVEKVLDIIEHTCKTREITTSLLTVTMPGDTYIPYPLDVKVGGATIFILDVEKYIRL
- the tmk gene encoding dTMP kinase, whose product is MSGIFITLEGPDGSGKSTITELIVEYLKDLNIDFIVTREPGGTSIGEDIRNIILDKKNTNMSPRTEALLYAASRSQHVYEKIRPALEEGKVVLSERFVLSSLVYQGIGRELGVSDVKAINDFGIEGVNPDLILFFDIDPVEALSRKTGENSGDRLEMEGINFHREVYNGYLKLISMYPENIKVIDASKSVEETFEEVKNELDKIFKKGGPLK
- a CDS encoding aminotransferase class I/II-fold pyridoxal phosphate-dependent enzyme yields the protein MDTPIFDGLKKYVEEGNISFHTPGHKGKNTLIDWGQYIPRIDLTEVEGLDNLQDPDGIILESQKLASDTFKSKATFYSVNGTTGSIYIALGAITNPGDKVLIQRNSHKSVYNGIILNRLIPRYIYPNYNKKNKIVTGINPHDVETILKRDKDIKAVVITYPSYYGVCSPVKSIAEIVHRYNRILLVDEAHGSHLMFSEKLPISSIEAGADIVVQSTHKTLPSFTQTSMIHVVSDRVDIEKLKSMLNLYQTTSPSYMFMASLDIVRAYMEREGVDKLREHIENLNEIVKDLKEIDRVSIFTGDEEDCTIEDFDMTKVLINIKGIRGTTLEKILRNKYHIQLEMSDYYYGLLLTTLMNTKGDLDLFKKAIEEIVSLESYEDMRQIDFGMIEPVVELPIGEAFYREKQVVELEKAIGKISADYIIPYPPGIPIVIPGEVITYEIYKEVLNLSQNGVEIIGPLDYNRGKIRLVK
- a CDS encoding sigma factor G inhibitor Gin, which produces MYCSVCRENKKEGIKFLNAHICKDCLNAITKTRVEDAEYEYYMYTIKNILKECQTNY
- a CDS encoding 50S ribosomal protein L25, whose product is MADAKLKAEVRQEIGKNHVKHLRDNNFIPAVIYGRSEETKNIKVEERDFHKMLRTHGSSALIDLEIAGETVPVIIKEMQNDPVKGNLIHVDFQKLRMDELVKMTLPITIVGREKVDTPSTILVQQLDEIEIECLPKDIPQSVVADVSNIDLNTPFFVEDLEIYKNEDITIFRDPKDAIAILTEPTRQQESEEDTEETPEVEVIGEKEDTEE
- a CDS encoding pro-sigmaK processing inhibitor BofA family protein, which gives rise to MNFEVILAYAFGLLILYIIGMLLVVPLKWIGKLIINGILGGVALFLINIIGKFVGFSIAINPVNAVITGILGLPGVALILILQKVL
- a CDS encoding DUF2508 family protein, producing MNKINYRERARKIIELSEAFSQKLIEKVKGQKVSTLSCEEKELLDNLRSAFNEWKSKEIYFQCVCEPDLVDLAIYEIEASKIKYTYFLKKAREKDLSLK
- a CDS encoding N-acetylmuramoyl-L-alanine amidase family protein, giving the protein MKRKARFYVIKLNRRILILVAIIILAIVAMFFLKNVVLNTISNGENNRIVVDPGHGGIDGGTSDKAGFLEKDINLDVALKLKKELKKDGFRVIMTREKDESLEEYSHINASRYKRDLNARKTIIDENKPIVFVSIHVNSSKKTSARGVKVYYYPTSTNGEKLAKCICKSVDDIVYKDFLKDNSIRTEAIGEDYFVLRETENTGVLVEVGFITNPEDNRLIKDSEYQKRIAIAISEGIKKYIDTYDVK
- a CDS encoding 1-aminocyclopropane-1-carboxylate deaminase/D-cysteine desulfhydrase, whose amino-acid sequence is MNKEEIENLFNGIPRVNLGFFPTPLYKAERISEELGINLYLKRDDITGPSVFGGNKIRKLEFLLGDAIKKGATHIITYGATQSNHAMQTAIASNILGLKPILYLSALVYNEGDLRSNLFLDSILDAEIHIIDLESGMTDDDGEEIGIKMAEEREKELLKEGKKAYEIPGGGSTNIGSLGFAKGFLELVGQVEEQEIGKIDYIFATAGSGGTLAGILAGRAIANCDCKVIGMGVSPKDENYVKRVISLANEGLSLLDNSKKVEKEGFVVDDSYAGKGYEIPSKEASNAIKYFARKEGIFLDPVYTGKAMAGLLDYVKKGIIPQNSNVIFWHTGGTTALFAENEIVGKLSD